One bacterium genomic window, GGGGCCCGGATCGTCGAGCGCGATCGGCGGCGCCGCGTCGACGAGCAGCAGGTTCGCGCGGTAGAAGGCCTCGAGATCGGGCACGTCCTCCCAGTAGCCGTCGAAGCGATAGGTAGTCACCGATTCGCGCCCCACCGCGGGCATCACCACCTCGCGCACGAGGTCGGTGCCGCCGCGCGCCGCCGCCTCGTGCAGCCCCTGGATCAGGTAGTCCTTCTCGAAGCAGTAGATGCCCATGCTCGCATCGGTGCCGTAGGGCTCGCCCGGCTTCTCGCGGAAACCGACCACCTGACCGCGCGGATCGACGTCGAGCAGACCGAAGCGGTGCTCATCGCCATGGCGGCGCAATCGCGTGCCAACGGTCAGCCGCGCGCCGGTGACGATGTGCCGGTGGAAGAGCTCCCGGTAGTCCATCTTGTAGATGTGGTCCCCGCTCAGGATGAGCACGTAGCGGCTCGTGCTG contains:
- a CDS encoding glucose-1-phosphate adenylyltransferase; the protein is MDSVLTMILAGGSPDGLGPLGRDRAKTAIPFGGRYRLIDFSLSNCVNSGLRTIYILTQYNPRSLRRHVRLGRPWDLDRSITGGVRVLLPYSGAHQTSWYRGTADALLQNLDIIRRSTSRYVLILSGDHIYKMDYRELFHRHIVTGARLTVGTRLRRHGDEHRFGLLDVDPRGQVVGFREKPGEPYGTDASMGIYCFEKDYLIQGLHEAAARGGTDLVREVVMPAVGRESVTTYRFDGYWEDVPDLEAFYRANLLLVDAAPPIALDDPGP